In Candidatus Paceibacterota bacterium, one genomic interval encodes:
- a CDS encoding class I tRNA ligase family protein: GEKIPEQPQNVYSWPSWISEDAFYHELLIHTDEGVSINSDFLNGLKTSKAKEKMIEWLEKNKLGKKAVNYKLRDWLISRQRYWGAPIPIIYCEKCGEVPVSEKDLPVKLPTDVDFKPTGESPLVNSKKFHDVKCPKCGAKARRESDTMDTFVCSSWYYLRYADPKNDKEFASKEALKKWLPVDVYVGGAEHSVLHLLYSRFFTKALQKFGYLNFSEPFLKLRHQGTILAPDGHKMSKSKGNVINPDDIIKDCQINAPYKGYGADTLRMYEMFLGPLEDTKPWNTESIAGIKRFLNDVHEFYFTWIKGDKKLFEGWINENKATSENVNVPLNKTIKKVGEDIENFKFNTAISQLMILKNNFFESPESLERKPGCFITYIFKKDFETFLKLLAPFAPFITEKIWKDMGHKKSIFKQSWPKYDEKLIKEEKITLIVQVNGKMRDKLEVEKNLSQKEVEALTLGREKIKKYVARTKIKKVIFVPNKLINLVT, translated from the coding sequence ATGGAGAAAAAATTCCTGAGCAACCTCAAAATGTTTATTCTTGGCCATCTTGGATTTCTGAAGATGCTTTTTACCATGAACTTTTAATCCATACAGATGAAGGCGTTTCTATTAACTCAGATTTTTTGAATGGACTTAAAACTTCAAAAGCAAAAGAAAAAATGATTGAATGGTTAGAAAAAAACAAATTAGGCAAAAAAGCTGTAAATTACAAACTTCGCGATTGGTTAATATCAAGACAAAGATATTGGGGCGCACCAATTCCGATTATTTATTGCGAAAAGTGTGGAGAAGTCCCGGTCTCTGAAAAAGACTTGCCAGTTAAACTGCCAACTGATGTTGATTTCAAGCCAACCGGTGAAAGTCCTTTGGTAAATTCAAAAAAATTCCACGATGTAAAATGTCCAAAGTGTGGAGCTAAAGCCAGGCGTGAGTCAGATACAATGGATACTTTTGTTTGCTCTTCCTGGTACTATTTAAGGTACGCGGATCCAAAAAACGATAAAGAATTTGCTTCAAAAGAAGCCCTTAAAAAATGGCTGCCTGTTGATGTTTATGTTGGAGGCGCCGAGCACTCTGTATTGCATCTTTTATATTCAAGATTTTTTACTAAGGCCCTTCAAAAATTCGGGTATCTTAACTTTTCAGAACCATTTTTAAAACTTCGCCATCAAGGAACAATCCTGGCGCCTGACGGACATAAAATGTCAAAATCAAAGGGCAATGTAATTAATCCGGATGATATTATAAAAGATTGCCAAATCAACGCTCCTTATAAAGGATATGGCGCAGACACCTTACGAATGTATGAAATGTTCCTTGGCCCACTTGAGGACACAAAACCGTGGAACACAGAAAGCATTGCTGGAATTAAAAGATTTTTAAACGATGTTCATGAATTTTATTTTACGTGGATAAAAGGAGATAAAAAATTATTCGAGGGTTGGATTAATGAAAATAAAGCGACAAGCGAAAATGTTAATGTTCCTTTAAATAAAACCATAAAAAAAGTAGGAGAAGATATTGAAAACTTTAAATTCAATACTGCGATAAGCCAATTAATGATTTTAAAAAATAATTTTTTTGAATCACCTGAATCATTAGAAAGAAAACCAGGATGTTTTATAACATATATATTTAAAAAAGACTTTGAAACTTTTTTAAAATTATTAGCTCCTTTTGCGCCATTCATCACCGAAAAAATATGGAAGGATATGGGTCATAAAAAAAGCATCTTTAAACAATCCTGGCCTAAATATGACGAAAAATTAATCAAAGAGGAAAAAATAACTTTAATAGTCCAAGTTAACGGTAAAATGCGGGATAAATTAGAAGTTGAAAAAAACCTTTCCCAAAAGGAAGTTGAAGCATTGACTTTGGGAAGAGAAAAGATTAAAAAATATGTTGCAAGAACGAAAATTAAAAAGGTCATTTTCGTTCCAAACAAACTAATTAATTTAGTAACATAA
- the glmS gene encoding glutamine--fructose-6-phosphate transaminase (isomerizing), translating to MCGIVGYIGPKKDPFLGIEALKRLEYRGYDSAGMAVLNKEKNKISSLKSVGKINSLEKKFFKNKLNGVPFILHTRWATHGEPTEINAHPHHDCKKKIWVVHNGIIENYKELKETLKKKGHKFVSETDTEILAHLIEEFFKGNLEKAVRLALKKVRGTYALLAIAVDDPEKIVAARNSSPLAIAVNNDEIVVASDAAALLSHSKRIMFLDDGEIATLKKDDLTVSDLENKTKEKEIMEIDWDVEQAQKGGYPHFMLKEIMEQPESLKDSKRGRTIPEEGNVKLGGVEDVKKDLRKIKRIIIVACGTAYHAGLIGEYMLEEYAGIPVEVEYASEFRYRKPVLNENTAILAISQSGETADTLAAIREGKEKGALSLGIVNTVGSTIARETDAGVYNHCGPEIGVASTKAFTSQIEILALLTVLLGRQRDMSIVMGQRITKEINKLPELVKKTLKIESQIKSLAKKYKNYPNFLFIGRKYNFPIAFEGALKLKEISYIHSEGYGAGEMKHGPIALIDKNFPTVAIATTDSVYEKTQSNIEEIKARKGPIIAIATEGNKKIKKLVDDVIFIPKTLEMLTPFLTVVPLQLFAYYMGTLKGYDVDKPRNLAKSVTVE from the coding sequence ATGTGCGGAATAGTAGGTTACATTGGTCCAAAAAAAGATCCTTTTTTGGGAATTGAAGCATTAAAACGCCTTGAATACAGAGGATATGACTCTGCGGGCATGGCGGTTCTAAATAAAGAAAAAAATAAAATTTCTTCTTTAAAATCTGTTGGTAAAATTAACTCTCTTGAAAAAAAATTCTTTAAAAATAAATTAAACGGCGTTCCTTTTATACTGCACACAAGGTGGGCAACTCACGGAGAGCCAACCGAAATTAACGCACATCCTCACCATGACTGTAAAAAGAAAATTTGGGTTGTTCATAACGGTATTATTGAAAACTATAAAGAACTAAAAGAAACTTTAAAGAAAAAAGGACATAAGTTTGTATCAGAAACCGACACGGAAATTTTGGCACACCTAATAGAAGAATTTTTCAAGGGCAATTTAGAAAAAGCAGTAAGATTGGCCTTAAAAAAGGTAAGAGGAACTTACGCGTTGCTGGCAATAGCAGTTGATGATCCTGAAAAAATCGTTGCAGCAAGAAACTCAAGCCCTCTTGCAATAGCCGTAAATAACGATGAAATTGTTGTTGCTTCTGACGCAGCAGCCTTGCTTTCGCACTCAAAAAGAATAATGTTTCTTGATGATGGAGAAATCGCTACTTTAAAGAAAGATGACCTTACTGTCTCTGATCTTGAAAACAAAACAAAGGAAAAAGAAATTATGGAGATTGATTGGGACGTTGAACAAGCACAAAAAGGAGGATATCCTCATTTTATGTTAAAAGAAATAATGGAACAGCCAGAAAGCTTGAAAGACTCAAAAAGAGGAAGAACAATTCCCGAGGAAGGAAATGTAAAGTTGGGAGGGGTTGAGGATGTAAAAAAAGATTTAAGAAAAATTAAAAGAATTATTATTGTCGCTTGTGGAACTGCATACCATGCGGGTCTTATCGGTGAATATATGCTTGAAGAATACGCGGGAATTCCGGTTGAGGTAGAATATGCTTCAGAATTTAGATACAGAAAACCAGTCTTAAATGAAAACACGGCAATCCTTGCGATTTCACAGAGCGGAGAAACTGCAGACACGCTAGCTGCAATAAGAGAAGGAAAAGAAAAAGGGGCTTTGTCCCTTGGAATTGTAAATACAGTAGGATCTACAATTGCAAGAGAAACTGATGCTGGTGTTTATAATCATTGCGGACCCGAAATTGGAGTTGCCTCAACCAAAGCATTCACTTCTCAAATTGAAATTTTGGCTCTCCTAACAGTTCTACTGGGAAGACAAAGAGACATGTCTATTGTGATGGGCCAGAGAATAACAAAAGAAATAAATAAGCTTCCGGAACTTGTTAAAAAAACTCTAAAGATAGAAAGCCAAATAAAATCGCTCGCAAAAAAATACAAGAATTATCCGAACTTTCTTTTTATAGGAAGGAAATACAATTTCCCAATTGCTTTTGAGGGAGCATTAAAATTAAAAGAAATTTCTTATATCCATAGTGAGGGATATGGCGCTGGCGAAATGAAACACGGCCCGATTGCTCTAATTGACAAAAACTTCCCTACCGTTGCTATCGCAACAACAGACAGTGTTTATGAAAAAACTCAATCAAATATTGAAGAAATTAAAGCACGAAAAGGACCAATAATCGCAATTGCAACAGAGGGCAATAAAAAGATTAAAAAATTAGTAGATGATGTTATCTTTATTCCCAAGACATTAGAAATGCTAACTCCATTTTTAACTGTTGTCCCACTACAGCTTTTTGCATATTATATGGGAACTCTAAAGGGCTATGATGTTGATAAGCCAAGAAATTTGGCAAAAAGCGTAACAGTTGAGTAG
- a CDS encoding His/Gly/Thr/Pro-type tRNA ligase C-terminal domain-containing protein: MRQSQLFTKTRKEDIKKEKSINAKLLVRAGFVDKLMAGVYTFLPLGLRVLNKIGNIIREEMNEIGGQEILMPALHPRKNWETTKRWKIEEMFKTKNQEGKDFGLGWTHEEVITPLTKKFVKSYKNLPLYIYQIQDKFRDELRAKSGLLRGREFLMKDLYSFHENEEDLDKYYEKAKEAYFKIFKRVGLLKNTYLTLASGGTFSKYSHEFQTVTQAGEDTIYICKKCKLAINKEIKTNIPSCPKCKSEDFNQEKTIEVGNIFKLGNKYSRAFNLSFKDKNGSDNLVLMGCYGIGLSRLMAAIVEIYHDKEGILWPEEVSPFKFHLISIFCGKSNIDSKIKKTSDKVYEILNKNGQNSETSVLYDDRKEISGGEKLAENDLIGISKRLVISEKTLKKNCVEFKERKNKEIKLIKIDKINTL, encoded by the coding sequence ATGCGACAATCCCAACTTTTCACAAAAACAAGAAAGGAAGATATAAAAAAAGAAAAAAGCATAAACGCAAAGCTTCTCGTGAGAGCTGGTTTTGTCGATAAATTAATGGCAGGAGTTTATACTTTTCTCCCCTTGGGTCTTCGAGTTCTAAATAAAATAGGGAATATAATTCGTGAAGAGATGAACGAAATTGGCGGCCAAGAAATTTTAATGCCGGCCCTACATCCTAGAAAAAACTGGGAAACAACAAAAAGATGGAAAATTGAAGAAATGTTTAAAACAAAAAACCAGGAGGGAAAAGATTTCGGTCTTGGCTGGACCCACGAAGAAGTTATTACCCCACTTACCAAAAAATTTGTTAAGTCTTATAAAAATTTGCCCCTTTATATTTACCAAATTCAAGATAAATTCAGAGACGAATTGAGGGCAAAATCAGGACTTTTAAGGGGTCGTGAATTTTTAATGAAAGATCTCTACTCTTTTCACGAAAACGAAGAAGATCTTGATAAATACTACGAAAAAGCAAAGGAGGCCTATTTTAAAATTTTTAAAAGAGTAGGCCTTTTGAAAAATACTTATCTTACTCTTGCTTCCGGTGGAACTTTTTCAAAATACTCTCATGAATTCCAAACAGTAACCCAAGCAGGAGAAGATACAATTTATATTTGCAAAAAATGCAAACTTGCAATTAATAAAGAAATAAAAACAAATATTCCATCCTGCCCAAAATGCAAATCAGAAGATTTTAATCAAGAAAAAACCATAGAGGTTGGAAATATCTTCAAGCTCGGGAATAAATATTCCAGGGCATTCAATTTAAGTTTCAAAGACAAAAATGGCAGTGATAATTTAGTTTTAATGGGATGCTATGGAATTGGACTTTCAAGATTAATGGCAGCGATTGTTGAGATATACCATGACAAAGAAGGAATTTTATGGCCAGAAGAAGTCTCCCCCTTTAAGTTCCACTTAATTTCTATTTTCTGTGGTAAATCGAATATTGATAGCAAGATAAAAAAAACCTCGGATAAGGTTTATGAGATATTAAATAAAAATGGACAAAACTCAGAAACTAGTGTATTGTATGATGACAGGAAGGAAATTTCTGGAGGAGAAAAATTAGCAGAAAACGATTTAATTGGTATTTCAAAAAGACTTGTAATTTCCGAAAAAACGCTAAAGAAAAATTGCGTTGAATTTAAAGAAAGAAAAAATAAAGAAATAAAATTGATTAAAATAGACAAAATTAATACTCTATAA
- a CDS encoding rod shape-determining protein, protein MIFQRDVGIDLGTANTLVYVRGKGIIINEPSVVAINNKTGQLLAVGEEARKMVGKTPAHIIATKPLVGGVVSDFEITEQMLKYFIDKSFGKRFFPWPRPRLVVGIPCGVTEVEKKAVEDAAKNAGAGDVYLIEEPMASAIGTRLPVQEAEGSLIVDIGGGTTEVASISLGGIVNSKSLRIAGNKLDQDIIRYAEEEYKIILGERTAEELKIKIGSALPLKEELQYPMRGRDLITGLPKEIVVTDEDIRDAIKGSIRSIVNEVKTAIEEAPPELLADIMKRGIYLVGGGSLLKKLDKLIEKETKIPVKVPEDPLTAVARGCGIVLENLPKLREVLVSTEEMEVPK, encoded by the coding sequence ATGATTTTTCAAAGGGATGTTGGCATTGATCTTGGAACAGCAAATACTCTTGTTTATGTAAGGGGTAAGGGAATTATTATAAACGAACCTTCTGTTGTTGCTATCAACAATAAGACAGGACAACTCTTGGCTGTTGGAGAAGAAGCACGAAAAATGGTAGGAAAAACCCCTGCCCATATAATAGCTACAAAACCGCTTGTTGGCGGAGTTGTCTCTGACTTTGAAATTACAGAGCAAATGCTTAAATATTTTATTGATAAATCTTTTGGAAAAAGATTTTTCCCTTGGCCAAGGCCAAGATTAGTTGTTGGTATTCCCTGCGGAGTTACAGAAGTTGAAAAAAAAGCAGTTGAAGACGCAGCAAAAAATGCAGGAGCAGGAGATGTATATTTAATTGAAGAACCAATGGCTTCAGCAATTGGCACTCGCCTGCCCGTGCAAGAAGCCGAAGGAAGTTTAATTGTTGATATTGGCGGTGGCACAACTGAAGTTGCAAGTATCTCGCTTGGTGGAATTGTAAACTCAAAATCTTTAAGGATTGCGGGAAATAAACTAGACCAAGATATTATTCGCTACGCCGAAGAAGAATATAAAATTATCTTGGGTGAGCGAACTGCAGAAGAATTAAAAATAAAAATTGGCTCTGCGCTCCCATTAAAAGAAGAACTTCAATATCCTATGAGAGGAAGAGATTTAATTACAGGACTTCCAAAAGAAATAGTAGTAACAGACGAAGATATAAGAGATGCAATTAAAGGATCTATTAGATCTATTGTGAATGAAGTAAAAACTGCAATTGAAGAAGCGCCACCAGAACTCTTAGCTGATATTATGAAAAGGGGAATTTATCTCGTTGGTGGTGGTAGTCTTTTAAAAAAGCTAGACAAACTCATTGAAAAAGAAACAAAAATTCCAGTAAAAGTTCCCGAAGATCCCCTAACAGCTGTTGCAAGGGGCTGTGGAATTGTTCTTGAAAACCTACCGAAATTAAGAGAAGTTCTTGTATCAACAGAGGAAATGGAAGTACCCAAATAA
- the gatC gene encoding Asp-tRNA(Asn)/Glu-tRNA(Gln) amidotransferase subunit GatC → MNIDHILKLARIEIKKEDKKSFEKDFSSILDFVKKIEKLKIKKTDKIYYPAEIYNVMREDKARQETRNKKQGTKKKLIDAAPDKKENYIKVKEILK, encoded by the coding sequence ATGAATATTGATCATATTCTAAAACTTGCTCGTATTGAAATTAAAAAAGAAGACAAAAAATCTTTTGAAAAAGATTTCTCTTCGATTTTGGATTTTGTTAAAAAAATAGAGAAACTTAAAATAAAAAAAACAGATAAAATATATTATCCCGCAGAAATCTATAATGTAATGAGAGAAGATAAGGCAAGGCAAGAAACAAGGAATAAAAAACAAGGAACAAAAAAAAAGTTAATTGATGCGGCGCCAGATAAAAAAGAAAATTATATAAAAGTAAAAGAAATACTTAAATAG
- a CDS encoding amidase family protein — MTIKELRKKLLKKETSCVEVTKNYLEKIKKEDGKINAFLTVTENLALSRAKESQKIIEKMGENSPLLCGVPFAIKDNILIEDIKCTAGSKILQNYIAPYDATVIKKLKEQGAIFLGKTNMDEFAMGSSTENSAFFTTKNPNDLSRVPGGSSGGSAAAIAADLCLCALGSDTGGSIRQPASFCGIVGLKPTYGNVSRYGLMAMASSLDQIGTLTKTTEDTEIVFNAIKGKDKMDSTSIEEKTKNRKIDIKNLRIGIPKEYFVEGIEKGVKEKIKNTIENLEKKGAKIKNISLPHTEYALAVYYLIMPSEVSANMARYDGIKYGASINSTSQNYGASINSTSQNYGASINSTSQNYGESESSAKTLFEVYSKTRGKYLGKEVKRRIIIGTFALSAGYYDEYYNKARKVRILIKEDFKKAFNKVDIILTPTSPTVAFKIREKINDPLKMYLSDIFTVAASLAGVPALSVNCGKTENMPVGIQLIAPPFCEDRLFEVGKIFI, encoded by the coding sequence ATGACAATTAAAGAATTACGTAAGAAATTATTAAAAAAAGAAACTTCTTGCGTTGAGGTTACAAAAAATTATCTTGAAAAAATAAAAAAAGAGGATGGAAAAATTAATGCATTTTTAACTGTTACAGAAAATTTAGCTCTTTCTCGGGCAAAAGAATCTCAAAAAATAATAGAAAAAATGGGTGAAAATTCCCCTCTTTTGTGTGGTGTGCCTTTTGCAATCAAAGATAATATCTTAATCGAAGACATAAAATGCACCGCAGGATCTAAAATTCTCCAAAACTATATTGCTCCTTACGATGCTACAGTAATTAAAAAATTGAAAGAACAAGGCGCTATTTTCCTTGGAAAAACAAATATGGATGAGTTTGCAATGGGATCTTCCACAGAAAACTCTGCTTTTTTTACTACAAAAAATCCAAATGATCTTAGCAGGGTTCCGGGGGGTTCTTCTGGCGGCTCTGCTGCAGCAATTGCAGCAGATTTATGTTTGTGTGCGCTCGGTTCAGATACAGGAGGCTCTATAAGACAGCCTGCTTCTTTCTGCGGAATTGTAGGACTTAAACCAACCTATGGCAATGTCTCAAGATACGGCTTAATGGCAATGGCCTCTTCTCTTGACCAAATAGGAACATTAACAAAAACAACAGAAGACACAGAAATTGTTTTTAATGCAATAAAGGGGAAAGATAAAATGGACTCAACTAGTATTGAAGAAAAAACAAAAAACAGAAAAATTGATATCAAAAATTTAAGAATCGGAATTCCAAAAGAATATTTTGTTGAAGGAATTGAAAAAGGAGTAAAAGAAAAAATAAAAAATACTATTGAAAATTTAGAAAAAAAAGGTGCTAAAATAAAAAACATTTCCCTTCCACACACAGAATATGCATTGGCAGTTTATTATCTAATTATGCCTTCTGAAGTTTCAGCTAACATGGCGCGCTATGATGGAATAAAATATGGAGCAAGCATTAATTCTACTTCGCAGAATTATGGAGCAAGCATTAATTCTACTTCGCAGAATTATGGAGCAAGCATTAATTCTACTTCGCAGAATTATGGAGAATCTGAAAGTTCAGCAAAAACACTTTTTGAGGTTTATTCAAAAACAAGGGGTAAATACCTTGGAAAAGAAGTGAAAAGAAGAATTATAATTGGAACTTTTGCTTTATCTGCCGGATATTATGACGAATATTATAACAAGGCAAGAAAAGTAAGAATACTTATAAAAGAAGATTTTAAAAAAGCCTTTAATAAGGTTGATATAATATTAACACCCACATCCCCAACTGTGGCTTTTAAAATTAGAGAGAAAATAAACGATCCTTTAAAAATGTATCTTTCTGATATCTTCACTGTTGCCGCAAGCCTTGCGGGTGTTCCTGCGCTTTCAGTAAATTGCGGCAAAACAGAAAATATGCCAGTTGGTATTCAACTTATTGCACCACCTTTTTGCGAAGATAGACTTTTTGAAGTAGGTAAAATTTTTATTTGA
- a CDS encoding sortase has product MFTKLKIKLKGAKFRRRIFWKDVFKIFFLQILIFSFFFGFEKALKISPISIPENFPQSLLFIMSAVLFSFFIFIAILSFKKLSPKKVAKEELKTSGIYSYTRHPFYGAIVFFLNPAIAIFLRSWGMLTACIVCFYLWKWFVKEEEERLTEKFGKEYHDYKIKTSRLFLPRVFETAYSRKKALFYVLISFSSFLIVIIGFNIYTEFEAKRAEFSEQVFTDEISIINNKISDIKITPPTPSPTRPAKNYKRRIDKNAYKNGKIKITRIGVEAPIVFVNSTKYLDYYHKYGVVHYPKTSTPGKGGAMLLSGHSSGPPNVRGKYDYIFSKLNSLRPGDKVTIYYEGTTYEYRIFRKEIVWPKEAKLREYKGRETISLLSCWPVGTNSRRIIVEAQRIR; this is encoded by the coding sequence ATGTTTACAAAGCTAAAAATAAAGCTTAAAGGAGCAAAATTCAGAAGAAGAATTTTCTGGAAAGATGTTTTTAAAATATTTTTTCTACAAATATTGATTTTTTCTTTCTTTTTTGGTTTTGAAAAAGCTTTAAAAATATCTCCGATTTCAATTCCAGAGAATTTTCCTCAAAGCTTACTTTTTATTATGTCCGCTGTTTTATTTTCTTTTTTTATTTTTATCGCTATTTTGAGCTTTAAAAAACTTTCACCAAAAAAAGTTGCAAAAGAAGAACTAAAAACAAGCGGAATTTATTCTTATACAAGACATCCTTTCTATGGGGCAATAGTTTTCTTTTTAAATCCGGCAATTGCAATTTTTTTAAGATCCTGGGGAATGCTTACCGCCTGTATAGTTTGTTTTTACCTTTGGAAGTGGTTTGTAAAAGAAGAGGAAGAAAGACTTACTGAAAAATTCGGGAAAGAATATCATGATTATAAAATAAAAACCTCAAGATTATTTTTGCCTCGAGTTTTTGAAACTGCTTATTCTAGAAAAAAAGCTCTATTTTATGTTTTAATTTCTTTTTCAAGTTTCCTAATTGTTATTATCGGCTTTAATATTTATACAGAATTTGAAGCAAAAAGAGCTGAATTTTCTGAACAGGTTTTTACAGATGAAATTTCAATAATAAATAATAAAATCAGCGACATCAAGATAACGCCGCCTACTCCTTCTCCTACAAGACCAGCAAAGAATTACAAAAGAAGGATAGATAAAAACGCTTACAAGAACGGCAAAATTAAAATAACAAGAATTGGCGTAGAAGCTCCTATTGTTTTTGTAAACAGCACAAAATATCTTGATTATTATCACAAATATGGAGTAGTCCATTATCCCAAAACTTCAACTCCTGGCAAGGGAGGTGCTATGTTGCTTTCGGGGCACAGTTCTGGCCCTCCGAATGTTAGAGGTAAATATGACTATATTTTTTCCAAATTAAACAGTTTAAGACCCGGAGATAAAGTTACTATTTATTATGAGGGCACTACTTATGAATATAGGATTTTCAGGAAAGAGATTGTCTGGCCCAAAGAGGCAAAATTAAGAGAATATAAGGGAAGGGAAACAATTTCACTTCTTTCTTGCTGGCCGGTTGGTACTAATTCAAGAAGGATTATAGTTGAAGCTCAAAGAATAAGATAA
- a CDS encoding putative Ig domain-containing protein, which translates to MKNKAIFLSLFSFFLFLFFIFPKETHALSWDIVMNDGFGEGVQNRTINSLVVFGDYIYAGVNNTTDGAKVLRSTDGSSWTQVNTNGFGDSAHTNVVLFTGNNILYAAGTVGEAGVSGFKLLKTTNGTDWVQIGTDGFGTADNYGIQSMTLFGGKLYISVYFIDFITFDMGVRIYRIDSDSSWTKVNEEGFGDASNVNSYAMSVFEDQLYVGTHHGAQGPEMWRTQSGTSWSQVVDNGFGEINGRFFSSIFSFHEKIYASIMSDTGLELWRSDSGNSDTWTQMGEDGFGSANNLWTAYTPVIVNDVIYFGTGNETANLAKIFISQDGENWTEEDNSAFLHVNDEGIYSGTFFNSRTYFAIGNDTIGSRIIRSETLDLLEITTESSDLPEAIKGENYSYQVEYENGTSPYTCTWEGDLPEGMEVTSGCKIEGTPQKASNHTFTVYLSDSGIPAQIDGKELTLIVNESESEGQELTELPETGVSFNYPFVFILGLFLFFGLYLEKSSQL; encoded by the coding sequence ATGAAAAACAAAGCCATATTTCTTTCTTTATTTTCTTTCTTCCTTTTTTTATTTTTCATTTTTCCAAAAGAAACGCACGCTCTTTCTTGGGATATTGTTATGAATGATGGGTTTGGAGAGGGTGTCCAAAATAGGACAATTAACAGTTTGGTTGTTTTTGGAGATTATATTTATGCTGGAGTTAATAATACAACCGATGGTGCCAAGGTTTTAAGGAGTACAGATGGCTCTTCTTGGACACAGGTAAATACTAATGGCTTTGGAGATTCTGCTCATACAAACGTAGTTCTTTTTACGGGTAATAATATTTTATATGCTGCTGGTACCGTCGGGGAAGCAGGAGTTTCTGGTTTTAAACTTTTAAAAACCACAAACGGTACTGATTGGGTGCAAATTGGAACTGACGGATTTGGAACGGCTGATAATTATGGGATACAAAGTATGACCTTGTTTGGAGGAAAGCTATATATTTCTGTTTATTTTATAGACTTTATTACTTTTGATATGGGAGTTAGAATTTATCGTATAGATAGTGATTCCAGCTGGACAAAGGTTAACGAAGAAGGCTTTGGAGATGCAAGCAATGTTAATTCTTATGCAATGAGTGTTTTTGAAGACCAGCTATATGTTGGTACTCATCATGGTGCTCAGGGTCCTGAAATGTGGCGGACTCAAAGCGGAACAAGTTGGTCTCAGGTAGTAGATAATGGATTTGGAGAAATAAATGGTCGTTTTTTCTCAAGTATTTTTAGTTTTCACGAAAAAATCTACGCCTCAATAATGAGTGATACTGGTCTTGAGCTTTGGAGGTCAGATAGTGGAAATTCTGATACATGGACACAGATGGGAGAAGACGGTTTTGGAAGTGCTAACAATCTATGGACTGCTTATACCCCGGTAATCGTAAATGATGTTATTTATTTTGGTACAGGGAATGAAACTGCTAATCTTGCTAAAATTTTTATTTCTCAAGACGGAGAAAACTGGACAGAAGAAGATAATAGTGCTTTTTTACATGTAAATGATGAAGGAATTTACTCGGGAACTTTTTTTAATAGTAGAACTTATTTTGCAATCGGGAACGACACTATCGGTTCAAGAATAATAAGATCTGAGACGCTTGATCTTTTAGAAATTACAACAGAATCAAGCGATTTACCAGAAGCAATTAAAGGAGAAAATTATAGTTACCAGGTTGAATATGAAAATGGAACTTCTCCATATACTTGTACTTGGGAAGGGGATTTGCCAGAAGGCATGGAGGTGACTTCGGGCTGTAAAATAGAAGGTACCCCACAAAAAGCAAGCAATCACACTTTTACTGTTTATCTTTCAGATTCTGGAATTCCAGCTCAAATAGATGGAAAAGAACTCACGTTGATAGTCAATGAGTCAGAATCGGAAGGTCAGGAGCTTACAGAATTACCAGAAACGGGAGTAAGTTTTAATTATCCTTTTGTTTTTATTTTAGGATTATTTTTATTCTTTGGATTATATCTTGAAAAATCATCTCAACTTTGA
- a CDS encoding WG repeat-containing protein — MISFSKIKSYFKIKEDKPSEEKEIIKFEGKFSENIKRIKKGDKWFLADEKGEKINDKSYDYIDTPSNNIARVKKNGKWYYIDNYGEEIAKEGFDVARRFPQDGIARVKSKRKWFYIDKSGSHIAKDGFDYAWKFSEGIAAVKKDGKYYYINRNGIPITKDKFDDIREFHGGKGYVKKNNTWYSINRSGNIKEFH, encoded by the coding sequence ATGATATCTTTTTCTAAAATAAAATCATATTTTAAAATTAAAGAAGATAAACCTTCAGAAGAAAAGGAAATTATTAAATTTGAAGGTAAGTTTTCCGAAAATATAAAAAGAATTAAAAAAGGAGACAAGTGGTTTTTGGCTGACGAGAAAGGGGAGAAAATAAACGACAAATCTTATGATTATATAGATACGCCTTCAAATAATATAGCAAGGGTTAAGAAAAATGGAAAATGGTATTATATTGATAATTATGGAGAGGAAATTGCAAAAGAAGGATTTGATGTTGCCAGAAGATTTCCGCAAGACGGCATAGCAAGAGTAAAAAGCAAAAGAAAGTGGTTTTATATTGATAAAAGCGGAAGTCATATTGCAAAAGACGGTTTTGATTATGCGTGGAAATTTTCTGAAGGGATAGCAGCAGTGAAGAAAGACGGAAAATATTATTATATAAACAGAAACGGTATTCCAATAACAAAAGATAAGTTTGACGACATAAGAGAGTTTCATGGTGGAAAAGGGTATGTTAAAAAAAATAATACATGGTATTCTATTAATAGAAGCGGTAATATAAAAGAATTTCACTAA